The Sulfitobacter donghicola DSW-25 = KCTC 12864 = JCM 14565 genome has a segment encoding these proteins:
- a CDS encoding AAA family ATPase: MLKSNIPIANVRFFDKTPTVAELERRFSRFLRGFREQRCAAEQTERFAEDGPTETFELSANSLSTRDKIKIERRALRYVELQEAATGMQHLRTEERTALRRLQNGATVSRVSNEHDADVLAAALHEEMPWMAPATEHIWHAMRKSVREGRPSIQFAPLLLLGPPGVGKSHWARRLGNLLEVPTTVIDATGEPASFALVGSQRGWGSAGPGKVIETIIRERCANPIIVVDEVEKAGDVTSEKGLRFSLTDGLLPLLERMTAKTWQCPYYRVQFDLSWVGWVLTANSLRGLPEPLLSRCPPLELQQVSKQHLIGFAQRLGKASELPDEVITALEEIIWTCHGDMSGPSLRTVKRMIERAAIATARPLLH, from the coding sequence ATGCTTAAATCAAACATCCCAATCGCGAACGTTCGCTTCTTCGACAAAACCCCTACGGTCGCCGAACTTGAGCGGAGGTTCTCGCGATTTCTGAGAGGCTTTCGCGAGCAGCGATGCGCCGCCGAGCAAACTGAGAGATTTGCAGAAGATGGACCGACGGAAACGTTCGAACTTTCTGCGAACTCTCTTTCGACTCGAGATAAGATCAAGATCGAGAGGCGCGCTTTGAGATATGTTGAGCTGCAGGAAGCAGCGACAGGGATGCAGCACCTGAGGACCGAGGAGCGCACTGCCCTTCGCAGGCTACAGAACGGTGCGACGGTCTCGAGAGTTTCCAACGAACATGATGCCGACGTCCTTGCTGCGGCCCTGCATGAGGAGATGCCTTGGATGGCTCCTGCCACCGAGCACATCTGGCACGCGATGCGGAAATCCGTTCGCGAGGGCCGTCCCAGCATCCAGTTTGCGCCACTTTTGCTTCTCGGCCCACCGGGTGTCGGCAAATCCCACTGGGCGCGGAGGCTGGGCAACCTGCTTGAAGTGCCGACTACTGTCATTGATGCTACCGGTGAGCCTGCCAGCTTTGCTCTGGTTGGATCGCAGCGCGGGTGGGGAAGTGCCGGGCCTGGTAAGGTCATTGAGACGATCATCAGAGAGAGATGTGCTAATCCGATTATTGTTGTTGATGAAGTGGAAAAGGCGGGAGACGTGACCTCAGAGAAAGGGCTGCGTTTCAGCTTGACCGATGGCCTTTTGCCTCTCTTGGAAAGAATGACAGCGAAGACTTGGCAATGCCCATACTACCGGGTTCAATTTGATCTCTCGTGGGTCGGTTGGGTGCTGACGGCGAATAGTTTGCGTGGCCTTCCCGAGCCCCTTTTGAGCCGCTGTCCGCCGTTGGAACTCCAACAAGTATCTAAGCAGCATTTGATTGGTTTCGCGCAGCGCTTGGGTAAGGCGAGTGAACTTCCAGATGAGGTGATCACAGCTCTCGAAGAGATCATCTGGACTTGTCACGGAGACATGAGTGGCCCGAGCCTGAGGACCGTTAAGCGGATGATCGAAAGGGCTGCGATTGCCACTGCGCGGCCTTTGCTTCATTGA
- a CDS encoding adenosylcobalamin-dependent ribonucleoside-diphosphate reductase, translating into MTRFAAPIAEQIWDMKYRFKAADGTPHDVTVEDTWRRIAHDLAQVENDKEGWEETFFEALEDFKYLPAGRITAGAGTARRVTLFNCFVMGTVPDSMSGIFDMLKEAALTMQQGGGIGYDFSTIRPKGADVLGVSADASGPLSFMDVWDAMCRTIMSAGSRRGAMMATMRCDHPDVEDFITAKSDAARLRMFNMSVLITDPFMEAVKANGPWDLKFDGKVYKTVQALDLWNAIMQATYDFAEPGVIFIDRINKANNLSYCETIAATNPCGEQPLPPYGACLLGSINLARLVSAPFEDAAALDVTALNELVATSVRMMDNVVDVSQFPLEAQAQEAKNKRRIGLGVTGLADALLMLGLRYGSDEAARQTEQWMHAIARAAYLASVELAKEKGAFPLFDAEEYLASGTMRAMDEDVREAIRTHGIRNALLTSIAPTGTISLYAGNVSSGIEPVFAYAYTRKVLQKDGSRTEEEVVDYAVQMWREKFGDRELPDYFVNAQTLAPLEHVKMQAAAQKWIDSSISKTINCPEDISFDTFKEVYMEAWDTGCKGCTTYRPNDVTGSVLSVSEDKKQAPEVVSHNGEEPQEPHGDVIYMSEPLDRPEELEGSTYKIKWPDSEHALYITVNDLIVGGHRRPFEVFINSKNMEHFAWTVALTRMVSAVFRRGGDVSFVVEELKAVFDPRGGAWMGGKYIPSILAAIGSVIEQHMVATGFIEGEGMGLKSDPQAKIVGLDQPKGKACPSCGQYDLRMVEGCMTCGSCGHSKCG; encoded by the coding sequence ATGACCCGCTTTGCTGCCCCAATCGCCGAACAGATTTGGGATATGAAATACCGTTTCAAAGCGGCTGATGGTACGCCCCACGACGTCACCGTCGAGGATACATGGCGCCGCATCGCGCATGATCTGGCGCAGGTAGAGAATGACAAAGAAGGCTGGGAAGAAACGTTTTTCGAGGCGCTGGAAGATTTTAAATATCTGCCAGCTGGCCGTATCACAGCGGGTGCAGGTACCGCGCGCCGCGTAACGCTGTTTAACTGTTTTGTTATGGGCACTGTGCCTGACAGCATGTCCGGCATTTTCGACATGTTGAAAGAGGCGGCCCTAACCATGCAGCAGGGCGGCGGGATCGGCTATGATTTCTCTACCATCCGTCCCAAAGGCGCTGACGTTTTGGGTGTTTCGGCAGATGCATCTGGCCCGCTGTCGTTTATGGATGTTTGGGATGCGATGTGCCGCACGATCATGTCTGCGGGATCGCGCCGCGGTGCTATGATGGCAACCATGCGCTGTGACCACCCTGATGTAGAGGATTTCATCACAGCAAAATCAGACGCTGCACGTTTGCGCATGTTCAACATGTCTGTTCTGATTACGGACCCGTTTATGGAAGCGGTCAAGGCAAACGGCCCGTGGGATCTAAAGTTTGACGGGAAGGTCTATAAGACTGTTCAGGCGCTGGACCTGTGGAACGCGATCATGCAAGCGACATATGATTTCGCCGAGCCAGGTGTGATTTTCATCGACCGCATCAACAAGGCAAATAACCTGAGCTATTGCGAAACAATCGCCGCGACCAATCCATGTGGTGAGCAACCTCTGCCACCCTATGGCGCCTGTCTGCTGGGCTCGATCAATTTGGCGCGTCTTGTAAGTGCACCGTTTGAGGACGCTGCCGCGCTGGACGTAACTGCCCTGAATGAGCTGGTCGCGACATCGGTTCGCATGATGGATAACGTCGTTGATGTGTCCCAGTTCCCGTTGGAAGCCCAAGCGCAAGAAGCCAAAAACAAACGTCGGATCGGCCTTGGTGTTACGGGGCTGGCGGATGCGCTTTTGATGTTGGGGCTGCGCTATGGCTCGGACGAGGCGGCGCGTCAGACGGAGCAGTGGATGCACGCGATTGCGCGCGCCGCGTATCTGGCCTCGGTGGAGTTGGCAAAGGAAAAAGGCGCATTCCCGCTGTTTGACGCCGAAGAATATCTGGCGTCTGGCACCATGCGTGCCATGGATGAGGATGTGCGCGAAGCGATCCGTACCCACGGCATCCGCAACGCGCTGCTGACCTCTATCGCGCCGACGGGTACGATCAGCCTATATGCGGGCAATGTTTCTTCGGGGATCGAGCCAGTCTTTGCCTACGCCTACACACGCAAGGTTCTGCAAAAGGACGGCAGCCGTACCGAAGAAGAAGTTGTAGATTATGCCGTGCAGATGTGGCGTGAAAAATTCGGCGACCGTGAGCTGCCCGACTATTTCGTCAATGCACAGACACTGGCGCCACTAGAGCACGTGAAAATGCAGGCGGCAGCGCAGAAATGGATCGACTCCAGTATTTCGAAAACGATTAACTGCCCGGAAGACATCTCGTTTGATACATTCAAAGAGGTCTACATGGAGGCGTGGGACACCGGCTGTAAGGGCTGCACAACCTATCGTCCAAACGATGTGACCGGTTCTGTTCTTTCCGTTTCCGAGGATAAAAAGCAGGCGCCAGAAGTCGTTAGCCACAATGGCGAGGAACCGCAGGAACCGCATGGCGATGTCATCTATATGTCCGAGCCATTGGATCGCCCAGAAGAGTTGGAGGGATCAACCTACAAGATCAAATGGCCCGATAGCGAACATGCGCTCTACATCACGGTCAACGATCTGATCGTCGGGGGGCACCGTCGTCCGTTTGAGGTGTTCATTAACTCCAAAAACATGGAGCATTTCGCATGGACCGTCGCATTGACGCGGATGGTTTCGGCAGTGTTCCGTCGCGGTGGCGATGTGTCCTTTGTTGTTGAAGAGCTGAAAGCCGTATTCGACCCGCGCGGTGGAGCGTGGATGGGGGGTAAATACATCCCGTCTATCCTTGCCGCGATTGGTAGTGTGATCGAACAGCATATGGTTGCTACAGGATTTATCGAAGGCGAAGGCATGGGGTTGAAATCTGACCCACAGGCGAAAATCGTTGGTTTGGATCAGCCAAAGGGTAAAGCCTGCCCCAGCTGCGGCCAGTATGATTTGCGTATGGTTGAAGGCTGCATGACATGCGGTAGCTGTGGCCATAGCAAATGCGGCTAA
- a CDS encoding DUF1489 family protein: protein MSNKTVNLIKLSVGTESVEQLAEWQTLRAQKSVDGFTFHTTRMWPKREAEILNGGSIYWVIKGEISARQRIIRFDEKIGEDGIRRCSIVLDNEIIPTVSALKRPFQGWRYLTPDDAPADLPKGRDSEEALPVELNRALAEIGVI from the coding sequence ATGAGCAACAAGACCGTTAATCTTATCAAACTGTCCGTCGGCACCGAAAGTGTTGAACAACTGGCCGAATGGCAGACACTGCGCGCCCAAAAATCCGTTGATGGTTTCACGTTCCATACCACTCGCATGTGGCCCAAACGCGAGGCCGAAATACTGAATGGCGGTTCTATTTACTGGGTCATCAAGGGCGAAATCTCTGCGCGCCAGAGAATCATCCGCTTTGACGAAAAAATTGGCGAGGATGGCATCCGCCGTTGTTCGATTGTCTTGGACAACGAAATCATCCCGACAGTATCTGCCCTCAAACGCCCCTTTCAAGGGTGGCGATACCTTACCCCTGATGACGCGCCAGCTGACCTTCCCAAAGGGCGCGATTCAGAAGAGGCATTGCCCGTCGAACTGAACCGCGCCTTGGCCGAAATCGGTGTGATCTAA
- the hisG gene encoding ATP phosphoribosyltransferase, producing the protein MTIKLGVPSKGRLMEKTFDWFGVRGIQLARTGSEREYAGVVEGIDGVALVLLSAGEIPRELAAGRIHLGVTGTDLVQEKLALWDQSVEPVAELGFGHADLILAVPQGWTDVDTLHDLDAAAAAFRETHGYRMRIATKYHRLVREFLREAGVADYALVDSQGATEGSVANETAEAIADITSTGETLRANHLKILSDGLMLRSQATLWQSRVADMDSAERACLDKLLEKLV; encoded by the coding sequence ATGACCATTAAGCTGGGTGTCCCGTCCAAAGGACGGTTGATGGAAAAGACTTTTGACTGGTTTGGTGTCCGCGGTATTCAGCTGGCGCGAACGGGGTCAGAACGGGAATACGCGGGCGTGGTCGAAGGGATCGATGGCGTTGCATTGGTTTTGCTCTCGGCGGGTGAAATCCCGCGTGAGCTGGCCGCTGGTCGTATTCATCTGGGCGTAACAGGAACCGATTTGGTTCAGGAAAAGCTGGCGCTGTGGGATCAGTCGGTCGAACCAGTCGCCGAGCTGGGGTTTGGGCATGCGGATTTGATCCTTGCCGTGCCCCAAGGGTGGACGGATGTGGATACGCTGCATGATCTGGACGCGGCTGCGGCAGCTTTTCGCGAGACCCATGGATATCGTATGCGCATCGCGACGAAATATCACCGTTTGGTGCGTGAATTCCTGCGCGAAGCAGGGGTTGCGGATTACGCATTGGTAGACAGCCAAGGCGCAACAGAGGGCAGCGTCGCCAATGAAACAGCCGAAGCCATTGCCGATATTACATCAACGGGTGAAACATTGCGGGCGAACCACCTGAAAATCCTGTCGGACGGATTAATGCTGCGCAGTCAGGCGACGCTGTGGCAATCACGCGTCGCTGACATGGACAGTGCTGAACGTGCGTGCCTTGATAAATTGCTGGAAAAGCTGGTTTAG
- a CDS encoding ATP phosphoribosyltransferase regulatory subunit — protein MPTRAETNAKAAQLRAGFEAQGAQAVEPPILQPADTLLDLYGEDIRARAYVTSDALRGEQMLRPDFTVPVVQMHMAIGAEPARYTYAGEVFRRQENDPARANEYVQVGYEVFERADPAASDAEVFALIANALEPYRVRAVTGDIGVLMAVVEGLDTSDMRKKALMRHIWRPRRFRALLERFSGGVPVSPTREALLAGDVDAGAPLVGARRQHEIDHRIAALREDAKTPPISQKDVDLIEALLDISASLPDAIEQLHDLSVDLPVIIPAVAGVVARKDALKSRGVDVDKLAFEGSYGRTSMEYYDGFVFGFRSVDRPDLPPLATGGRYDALTRRLGQGREIPAVGGVMRPGVMLELESSQ, from the coding sequence ATGCCAACACGAGCAGAAACAAACGCAAAAGCCGCGCAGCTGCGTGCGGGCTTTGAGGCGCAAGGCGCCCAAGCGGTAGAGCCGCCTATCCTGCAACCAGCCGATACTTTGCTGGATTTGTACGGTGAAGATATTCGTGCGCGCGCTTATGTGACCTCGGATGCTTTGCGCGGAGAGCAGATGCTGCGGCCGGATTTCACGGTTCCAGTGGTGCAGATGCATATGGCCATTGGCGCCGAACCGGCCCGCTATACCTATGCTGGCGAAGTTTTCAGGCGGCAGGAAAATGATCCCGCTCGCGCAAATGAATATGTGCAGGTTGGCTACGAAGTTTTTGAACGCGCTGATCCAGCGGCGAGTGACGCGGAAGTTTTCGCGCTGATCGCCAACGCATTGGAACCTTACCGCGTTCGGGCCGTTACGGGTGATATTGGTGTGTTGATGGCCGTTGTAGAGGGTCTAGATACCAGCGACATGCGCAAAAAGGCCCTGATGCGCCATATCTGGCGACCGCGCCGTTTCCGTGCGCTGCTAGAGCGCTTTTCCGGCGGGGTTCCTGTTTCGCCCACGCGTGAAGCGTTGCTGGCAGGGGATGTGGATGCTGGGGCGCCATTGGTCGGCGCGCGGCGTCAGCATGAGATTGATCACCGTATCGCAGCCCTGAGAGAAGACGCCAAGACACCGCCGATTTCTCAAAAAGATGTCGATCTGATCGAAGCGCTTTTGGATATTTCAGCCTCGCTGCCTGATGCGATAGAGCAGCTGCATGATTTGTCGGTTGATTTGCCGGTGATTATCCCTGCTGTTGCAGGTGTGGTTGCCCGTAAGGATGCATTGAAATCCCGTGGTGTGGATGTCGATAAGCTGGCTTTTGAAGGAAGCTATGGGCGCACGTCGATGGAATATTATGACGGCTTTGTCTTTGGGTTCCGTTCGGTTGATCGCCCTGATCTGCCACCGCTGGCAACAGGTGGGCGGTATGATGCGTTAACCCGCCGTCTGGGCCAAGGGCGTGAAATTCCTGCGGTAGGCGGTGTCATGCGCCCCGGTGTGATGTTGGAACTGGAGAGCAGCCAATGA
- the hisS gene encoding histidine--tRNA ligase: MAKPKKTPRPKAETPRGFRDYFGAEVTQRAEMLAKIAGVYHRYGFDALESAAVEKVEALGKFLPDVDRPNEGVFAWQEDAESEKQGDWLALRYDLTAPLARVYAQHRNDLPTPYRRYAMGPVWRNEKPGPGRYRQFYQCDADTVGAGSVAADAEICAMLSDCLEEVGIARGDYVVRVNNRKVLNGVLEVAGLSGDDKEAERGIVLRAIDKLDRLGPDGVRALLGEGRKDDSGDFTDGAGLGDAQADVVMGFMQAKRGDGAATCARLRELVGDSAVGIEGVSELETIAELLAAGGYGPDRIEIDPSVVRGLGYYTGPVYEAELTFEIKDDKGRARNFGSVAGGGRYDDLVKRFTGQEVPATGVSIGVDRLLAALHAKGRMDTTSQGPVVVTVMDKARMADYQEMVAELRQAGIRAEVYLGNPKNFGNQLKYADKRGSPIAVIEGGEEHERGVIQIKDLILGAKMAEGATLEEWRDRPSQYEVARGDLVAKVREILELYS; the protein is encoded by the coding sequence ATGGCTAAGCCTAAAAAGACCCCACGCCCAAAGGCGGAAACGCCACGCGGGTTTCGTGATTATTTCGGTGCCGAAGTTACGCAGCGCGCTGAAATGCTGGCCAAGATTGCAGGCGTATATCATCGATACGGTTTTGACGCTTTGGAAAGCGCGGCAGTGGAAAAGGTTGAAGCGCTGGGCAAGTTTTTGCCAGATGTCGATCGCCCGAATGAAGGTGTTTTTGCATGGCAAGAAGATGCGGAATCGGAAAAGCAGGGGGATTGGCTGGCGCTGCGCTATGATCTGACGGCGCCGCTGGCTCGGGTTTATGCCCAACACCGCAACGATTTGCCCACGCCCTATCGCCGTTATGCGATGGGGCCTGTTTGGCGCAACGAAAAACCAGGTCCGGGGCGGTATCGCCAGTTTTACCAATGTGATGCGGATACGGTAGGTGCTGGGTCGGTCGCTGCGGATGCAGAAATTTGCGCGATGTTATCTGATTGCCTCGAAGAGGTTGGCATTGCTCGCGGCGATTATGTTGTGCGGGTGAATAACCGAAAGGTCTTGAATGGCGTTCTAGAGGTTGCTGGCCTGTCTGGCGATGACAAAGAGGCCGAGCGCGGCATTGTCTTGCGCGCGATTGACAAGCTGGACCGCCTTGGGCCGGATGGCGTGCGTGCGCTGCTGGGGGAAGGCCGCAAAGACGACAGCGGTGATTTTACCGATGGTGCAGGGCTTGGCGATGCTCAGGCCGATGTGGTCATGGGCTTTATGCAGGCCAAACGTGGCGATGGCGCTGCCACTTGTGCGCGCTTGCGTGAACTGGTCGGTGACAGCGCGGTAGGCATCGAAGGTGTGTCCGAGCTGGAGACCATCGCCGAGCTGTTGGCGGCGGGCGGTTACGGACCTGACCGGATCGAAATTGACCCCTCTGTTGTTCGTGGGCTGGGGTATTACACTGGCCCTGTTTATGAGGCCGAGCTGACATTCGAGATCAAAGACGACAAAGGGCGCGCGCGCAACTTTGGTTCAGTTGCGGGGGGTGGTCGTTATGATGACCTAGTGAAGCGTTTCACTGGACAGGAAGTGCCCGCAACGGGTGTGTCGATTGGCGTTGATCGTCTATTGGCCGCTTTGCATGCCAAGGGGCGGATGGATACCACGTCTCAGGGTCCGGTTGTTGTGACGGTGATGGATAAGGCGCGCATGGCGGATTATCAGGAAATGGTGGCCGAGCTGCGGCAGGCTGGCATCCGTGCGGAAGTTTACCTTGGGAATCCCAAGAACTTTGGCAACCAGTTGAAATACGCCGATAAACGCGGCAGCCCGATCGCAGTGATCGAAGGCGGCGAAGAGCATGAGCGCGGCGTGATCCAAATCAAGGATCTGATCCTTGGGGCAAAGATGGCCGAAGGCGCAACATTGGAAGAATGGCGTGACCGCCCCAGCCAATACGAAGTCGCGCGCGGTGATCTGGTTGCGAAAGTGCGCGAAATTCTGGAGCTTTACAGCTAA
- a CDS encoding SlyX family protein: protein MEQLEEQIAHLLRAVDDLSDIVAHQQDEIDRLNRRVEMLMRREGEREASGSGGVVVGDERPPHY, encoded by the coding sequence ATGGAACAGTTAGAAGAACAAATCGCTCACCTACTCCGCGCCGTTGATGATCTTTCGGATATTGTTGCGCACCAACAGGATGAAATCGACCGCCTGAACAGGCGCGTTGAGATGTTGATGCGACGTGAAGGCGAACGAGAGGCCTCTGGCAGCGGCGGCGTTGTCGTCGGAGACGAACGCCCCCCTCACTATTAA
- the dnaE gene encoding DNA polymerase III subunit alpha, translating to MSNSPRFIHLRTHTEYSLLEGALRLKKLPAMCAQAEMPALALTDTNNMFAALEFSVAMSGAGIQPIIGCQVDLEFVKPQPGERARPPAPLVLLAQTERGYEHLMKLNSCLYLDNGGAIPQVTLDELAANSEDVICLTGGPNGPVGMLLQNGQRPAAEELMKSLHSYFGDRLYVELQRHPTENGAPEVERTTERGLIEMAYAMEIPLVATNDVYFPASSMYEAHDALICISEGAYVDQQDGRRRLSPQHYFKSQAEMVTLFADLPEAIENTVEIAKRCAFQSYRRDPILPKFADDEVAELRRQAQEGLKARLAIIPHAAEVSVYEERLEFELGIIEGMGFPGYFLIVADFIKWAKDQGIPVGPGRGSGAGSLVAYALLITDLDPLRYSLLFERFLNPERVSMPDFDIDFCMDRREEVIRYVQEKYGRDKVGQIITFGALLSKAAVRDIGRVLQMPYGQVDRLSKMIPVEGVKPVSIEKALADEPRLREEARSEEVVARLLEYGQQVEGLLRNASTHAAGVVIGDRPLDALVPLYQDPRSDMPATQFNMKWVEQAGLVKFDFLGLKTLTVIQNAVDQIKASGRHLHISADGTELFEPPEGLLDDIATIPLDDEASYKLYAAAKTVAVFQVESSGMMDALKRMKPNCIEDIVALVALYRPGPMENIPTYCEVKNGQKERESVHPSIDHILEETQGIIVYQEQVMQIAQVMAGYSLGGADLLRRAMGKKIAEEMAKERPKFEKGAMENGVDKKKASEVFDLLEKFANYGFNKSHAAAYAVVSYQTAWLKANHPVEFMAGVMNCDIHLTDKLAVYFEEVRKRLELPWVPPCVNRSDATFKVVDGALVYALGALKNVGVEAMKLITEGRDGKPFATLYDLARRVDLKRVGKRPLEMLARSGAFDVLDSNRRRVFGALDGLVAYSAAIHEQKASNQVSLFGEAGDDLPEPRMSPVDDWEAPERLTEEFKAVGFYLSGHPLDDYMGPLKRKWGNDRGVPFLTLDELTDKVADRGAMNARLAGVVAGRQERKSARGNRFAFAQMSDPAGAYEVTLFSDTLEACRDHLETGSKVVVTVEATMESDQLKLLGRSVAPIEMAVADVGGMGLRIFIESPNAVASVAEVLAGAKQAARTGGKGPVHLCLMDPALPGEVEVDLGAEFPVTPKIKGAIRSLSGVLEVEEI from the coding sequence ATGAGCAATTCCCCTCGATTCATTCACCTGCGTACCCACACCGAGTATTCCCTTTTGGAAGGGGCGTTGCGGCTGAAAAAGCTGCCCGCGATGTGCGCGCAGGCCGAGATGCCCGCGCTTGCGCTGACGGATACAAACAACATGTTTGCGGCGTTGGAGTTTTCGGTGGCTATGTCGGGGGCTGGTATCCAGCCGATCATCGGGTGTCAGGTGGATCTGGAGTTTGTAAAACCCCAACCGGGTGAGCGTGCGCGCCCACCAGCGCCGTTAGTCCTGCTTGCCCAGACCGAGCGGGGGTATGAGCATCTGATGAAGCTGAACTCGTGCCTATATCTCGATAATGGTGGCGCGATCCCTCAGGTGACGTTGGACGAACTGGCCGCCAACAGCGAGGATGTGATTTGTCTTACGGGCGGGCCGAACGGGCCTGTGGGGATGCTGCTGCAAAATGGCCAGCGCCCCGCCGCCGAAGAATTGATGAAATCGCTGCACAGCTATTTCGGTGACCGCCTTTATGTCGAGCTGCAACGCCACCCCACAGAAAACGGCGCACCTGAGGTCGAGCGCACAACTGAACGGGGATTGATCGAGATGGCCTATGCCATGGAAATCCCGCTGGTTGCGACGAATGATGTCTATTTTCCAGCCTCGTCAATGTATGAAGCCCACGATGCGTTGATCTGCATTTCTGAGGGCGCCTATGTGGACCAACAGGATGGCCGCCGCCGCCTGTCGCCCCAGCATTATTTCAAATCACAGGCCGAAATGGTCACGCTATTCGCTGACCTGCCGGAAGCGATTGAAAACACAGTCGAGATCGCCAAGCGCTGCGCCTTTCAATCCTATCGCCGCGATCCGATCCTTCCCAAGTTTGCTGATGACGAGGTCGCCGAGCTGCGCCGTCAGGCCCAAGAGGGGCTAAAGGCACGGTTGGCGATCATTCCTCATGCTGCCGAAGTTTCGGTGTACGAAGAGCGGCTTGAGTTTGAGCTGGGCATCATTGAGGGCATGGGATTTCCCGGCTATTTTCTGATCGTTGCGGATTTCATTAAATGGGCCAAGGATCAGGGCATTCCTGTTGGGCCAGGGCGTGGTTCTGGTGCGGGTAGTTTGGTGGCCTATGCGTTGCTGATTACCGATCTTGATCCGCTGCGCTATTCGCTGTTGTTCGAACGCTTTTTGAACCCCGAACGGGTTTCCATGCCCGATTTCGATATCGACTTTTGCATGGATCGCCGCGAAGAGGTGATCCGCTATGTTCAGGAGAAATATGGCCGCGACAAGGTGGGGCAGATCATCACCTTTGGTGCGCTTTTGTCCAAAGCGGCCGTGCGCGACATCGGGCGCGTTTTGCAGATGCCTTACGGTCAGGTAGATCGCCTAAGCAAGATGATCCCCGTGGAGGGCGTGAAACCTGTCAGCATCGAAAAAGCATTGGCGGATGAGCCGCGCTTGCGCGAAGAGGCGAGGTCCGAAGAGGTTGTTGCGCGGCTGTTGGAGTATGGCCAGCAGGTGGAAGGCTTGCTGCGCAACGCTTCGACACACGCGGCGGGTGTGGTGATTGGTGATCGTCCGTTAGACGCGCTAGTGCCGCTTTATCAGGATCCTCGATCTGATATGCCTGCCACCCAGTTCAACATGAAATGGGTCGAACAAGCAGGGTTGGTCAAGTTCGACTTTTTGGGGCTTAAAACCCTGACCGTGATCCAAAACGCGGTGGACCAGATCAAAGCGTCGGGTCGGCATTTGCATATCTCCGCAGACGGAACCGAGCTATTTGAACCGCCAGAGGGGCTGCTAGACGATATCGCGACCATCCCGCTGGATGATGAGGCGTCCTACAAGCTGTATGCAGCGGCCAAAACGGTTGCGGTTTTTCAGGTGGAAAGCTCGGGGATGATGGATGCGCTGAAGCGCATGAAGCCCAACTGTATCGAGGATATTGTTGCCCTTGTGGCGCTGTACCGTCCGGGTCCGATGGAGAATATTCCGACCTATTGCGAGGTGAAAAACGGTCAGAAAGAACGGGAATCCGTCCACCCGTCTATTGACCATATCCTAGAGGAAACTCAGGGCATTATTGTTTACCAAGAACAGGTTATGCAGATTGCTCAGGTGATGGCGGGTTATTCGCTGGGCGGGGCTGACCTGTTGCGCCGCGCCATGGGTAAAAAGATCGCCGAAGAAATGGCGAAGGAACGTCCGAAGTTCGAAAAAGGCGCCATGGAAAATGGCGTCGATAAAAAGAAGGCCTCGGAAGTTTTCGACCTTTTGGAGAAATTCGCCAACTACGGCTTTAACAAATCCCACGCGGCCGCTTATGCGGTGGTGAGCTATCAGACGGCATGGCTCAAGGCGAACCACCCTGTTGAATTTATGGCGGGCGTGATGAACTGCGATATTCACCTGACCGACAAACTGGCCGTGTATTTCGAAGAGGTCCGCAAGCGGCTTGAGCTTCCGTGGGTGCCGCCCTGCGTGAACCGCTCGGATGCGACGTTTAAGGTTGTGGATGGGGCTCTGGTTTATGCGCTGGGCGCGCTTAAGAACGTTGGTGTAGAGGCGATGAAGCTGATCACCGAGGGCAGGGACGGTAAACCCTTTGCTACACTCTATGATTTGGCGCGGCGTGTTGACCTGAAGCGTGTCGGTAAACGTCCGCTGGAGATGCTGGCACGATCAGGCGCATTTGATGTGCTGGATTCCAATCGCCGCCGCGTGTTTGGCGCGCTGGATGGGCTGGTCGCCTATTCTGCGGCTATTCACGAACAGAAGGCGTCTAATCAGGTTTCCCTTTTCGGTGAAGCAGGGGATGATCTGCCCGAACCGCGCATGTCACCCGTAGATGATTGGGAAGCACCAGAGCGGCTGACCGAAGAGTTCAAGGCGGTTGGCTTTTACCTGTCTGGTCACCCGTTGGATGATTACATGGGGCCGCTCAAACGCAAATGGGGTAACGACCGTGGGGTGCCTTTCCTGACGCTGGATGAGTTGACGGATAAGGTGGCGGATCGCGGCGCAATGAATGCGCGGCTGGCGGGCGTTGTCGCAGGGCGGCAAGAGCGTAAATCAGCGCGCGGCAACAGGTTTGCCTTTGCGCAGATGTCTGATCCGGCTGGCGCGTATGAGGTCACGCTGTTTTCGGATACGTTGGAAGCGTGCCGCGATCATCTGGAAACGGGATCAAAGGTTGTTGTCACGGTTGAGGCGACTATGGAAAGCGACCAGCTAAAGCTATTGGGGCGCAGCGTTGCGCCGATTGAAATGGCTGTGGCGGATGTCGGCGGGATGGGCCTGCGCATCTTTATCGAAAGCCCGAATGCCGTTGCCTCGGTTGCCGAAGTGCTGGCAGGGGCGAAACAGGCCGCTAGGACAGGCGGAAAAGGACCGGTTCACTTGTGTCTGATGGATCCGGCCCTGCCGGGTGAGGTGGAAGTGGATTTGGGGGCTGAATTCCCCGTGACCCCCAAAATAAAAGGTGCGATCCGTTCTCTGAGTGGTGTTTTGGAGGTCGAGGAAATCTAG